One window of Aggregicoccus sp. 17bor-14 genomic DNA carries:
- a CDS encoding pilus assembly protein PilP, with protein sequence MKTFKSIMLVAGIALSGLACEDEAPPPAPAVRPKPKAAAAPATTASAAPAYVYAYNPVGKRDPFRSPQQERGATAEAVVSACSEPLCQFDLEQLKLVAVITGDANPIAMVEDPYGRGHVVRRNTRIGKKGGKATQILRESVTITEYYTGTDGKVLSNPVSMQLKPDDQKDPAYNLLTGKNYGE encoded by the coding sequence ATGAAGACGTTCAAGTCCATCATGCTTGTGGCGGGCATCGCGCTGAGCGGCCTGGCCTGCGAAGACGAGGCGCCGCCGCCAGCGCCCGCGGTGCGCCCGAAGCCCAAGGCCGCGGCTGCACCCGCGACGACGGCTTCCGCCGCGCCGGCGTACGTGTACGCCTACAACCCCGTGGGCAAGCGCGACCCGTTCCGCAGCCCGCAGCAGGAGCGCGGCGCCACCGCCGAGGCGGTGGTCTCGGCCTGCAGCGAGCCGCTCTGCCAGTTCGACCTCGAGCAGCTCAAGCTGGTCGCGGTCATCACGGGTGACGCGAATCCCATCGCCATGGTCGAGGACCCCTACGGGCGCGGCCACGTGGTGCGGCGCAACACGCGCATCGGGAAGAAGGGCGGCAAGGCCACCCAGATCTTGCGCGAGTCGGTGACCATCACCGAGTACTACACCGGCACGGACGGCAAGGTGCTGTCCAACCCGGTCAGCATGCAGCTCAAGCCGGACGATCAGAAGGACCCGGCCTACAACCTGCTGACCGGCAAGAATTACGGCGAGTAG
- a CDS encoding PilN domain-containing protein codes for MMIRINLLPVRAVKKREMGRQLLVLFAVVLVGAGVFNYLWLSNREAEQARNAQRIADTNAKIANLEKVIGEVKNINARKAEVERKLAVLDDLRKGRSGPVRMLDALASAMPKKVWLKSFAEANNNVAITASAASHDDVAEFMRGLGNVVWTPKGMGRLVEQRRDTNTSRVESLSGDASVEEFPSADVKPFFTNVELGSAQQMGNAAGSQVDFNLTLAASYAL; via the coding sequence ATGATGATTCGCATCAACCTGCTGCCCGTCCGGGCGGTGAAGAAGCGGGAGATGGGCCGGCAGCTGCTGGTCCTGTTCGCCGTCGTCCTCGTGGGCGCGGGCGTGTTCAACTACCTCTGGCTCAGCAACCGTGAGGCGGAGCAGGCGCGCAACGCCCAGCGCATCGCGGACACCAACGCCAAGATCGCCAACCTGGAGAAGGTGATCGGCGAGGTGAAGAACATCAACGCCCGCAAGGCCGAGGTGGAGCGCAAGCTCGCCGTCCTCGACGACCTGCGCAAGGGCCGCTCCGGCCCCGTGCGGATGCTGGACGCGCTCGCCAGCGCCATGCCGAAGAAGGTGTGGCTCAAGTCCTTCGCGGAGGCCAACAACAACGTCGCCATCACTGCCTCCGCCGCGAGCCACGACGACGTGGCCGAGTTCATGCGCGGCCTCGGCAACGTGGTGTGGACCCCCAAGGGGATGGGCCGCCTGGTGGAGCAGCGCCGGGACACGAACACCTCCCGCGTGGAGTCGCTCTCGGGTGACGCCTCCGTCGAGGAGTTCCCCTCGGCCGACGTGAAGCCCTTCTTCACCAACGTCGAGCTGGGGTCCGCGCAGCAGATGGGCAATGCGGCCGGCTCGCAGGTGGACTTCAACCTGACGCTCGCCGCGTCGTACGCGCTGTAG
- the accB gene encoding acetyl-CoA carboxylase biotin carboxyl carrier protein, which translates to MATKRKANQPAAAQTGAVRVQGNTTLDVDALRQIVEILEASDVTRLTWTRGDERLFIRRGQAPATTIVHAAPAAPAVTVASAPAPAYEAPRPVTPGVAPAPAAGSAAPAKAETKPGHVVTSPFVGTFYRTPAPDQPAFVEVGATVRKGQVLCIVEAMKLMNEIEAEVAGRVAEVLVENGQPVEFGQALFRIEPA; encoded by the coding sequence ATGGCAACGAAGCGCAAGGCGAATCAGCCCGCGGCGGCTCAGACGGGCGCGGTGCGCGTCCAGGGCAACACCACGCTGGACGTGGACGCGCTGCGGCAGATCGTGGAGATCCTCGAGGCCTCGGACGTCACGCGGCTCACCTGGACGCGCGGCGACGAGCGGCTCTTCATCCGCCGCGGCCAGGCCCCCGCCACCACCATCGTGCACGCGGCCCCCGCGGCCCCGGCCGTCACCGTGGCGAGCGCCCCGGCGCCTGCCTACGAGGCGCCCCGGCCGGTGACCCCCGGCGTCGCGCCGGCCCCCGCGGCCGGCTCTGCCGCCCCCGCCAAGGCGGAGACGAAGCCGGGCCACGTGGTGACCAGCCCCTTCGTGGGCACCTTCTACCGCACGCCCGCCCCGGACCAGCCCGCCTTCGTCGAGGTGGGCGCCACGGTGCGCAAGGGCCAGGTGCTCTGCATCGTCGAGGCGATGAAGTTGATGAACGAGATCGAGGCCGAGGTGGCGGGCCGCGTCGCCGAGGTGCTCGTGGAGAACGGCCAGCCGGTGGAGTTCGGGCAGGCGCTGTTCCGCATCGAGCCGGCCTAG
- the pilM gene encoding type IV pilus assembly protein PilM: MAKGKLVLGLDIGSTSVKMILLKEQRKRGAVSYALQSFGMKPLPQEAIVDGALMNSTAIVQAMQELLGELKVKTKDTAIGVSGHSVIIKKIQMPRMAQEELEESIQWEAEQYIPFDVKDVNIDTQILESGADDATGQMDVLLVAAKKDMINDYTSVVSEAGLNPVVVDVDAFAVQNMFASNYDVPDRETVVLINAGASVVNINIITNGITVFTRDVTIGGNQFTEEIQKQLNVSYEEAEALKIGGGLGDADSVVPQDVERVLASVAEQVAGEIQRSLDFYAGTAADANFTKVYLSGGTAKIPALFKTIEARVGVPVEILNPFRKIEVDNRKFDPAFIMDVAPMAAVAVGLALRRPGDKLG, from the coding sequence ATGGCGAAGGGCAAACTCGTACTCGGTCTCGATATCGGATCGACCTCGGTCAAGATGATCCTCCTGAAGGAGCAGCGCAAGCGTGGCGCAGTGAGCTACGCGCTGCAGAGCTTCGGCATGAAGCCGCTGCCGCAGGAGGCCATCGTGGACGGGGCCTTGATGAACTCCACCGCGATCGTCCAGGCGATGCAGGAGCTGCTGGGCGAGCTCAAGGTGAAGACCAAGGACACGGCCATCGGCGTCAGCGGCCACTCGGTCATCATCAAGAAGATCCAGATGCCCCGCATGGCCCAGGAGGAGCTCGAGGAGAGCATCCAGTGGGAGGCGGAGCAGTACATCCCCTTCGACGTGAAGGACGTGAACATCGACACGCAGATCCTCGAGTCGGGGGCGGATGACGCCACCGGCCAGATGGACGTGCTGCTGGTCGCCGCGAAGAAGGACATGATCAACGACTACACCTCGGTGGTCTCCGAGGCGGGGCTCAACCCGGTGGTCGTGGACGTGGACGCCTTCGCCGTCCAGAACATGTTCGCGAGCAACTACGACGTGCCGGACCGCGAGACCGTGGTGCTGATCAACGCGGGCGCCTCGGTGGTGAACATCAACATCATCACCAACGGCATCACCGTGTTCACGCGCGACGTGACCATCGGCGGCAACCAGTTCACCGAGGAGATCCAGAAGCAGCTCAACGTCTCCTACGAGGAGGCCGAGGCGCTCAAGATCGGCGGCGGCCTCGGGGACGCGGACTCCGTGGTGCCCCAGGACGTGGAGCGCGTGCTCGCGAGCGTGGCCGAGCAGGTGGCGGGCGAGATCCAGCGCTCGCTGGACTTCTACGCGGGCACCGCCGCGGACGCGAACTTCACCAAGGTGTACCTCTCCGGTGGCACCGCGAAGATCCCCGCGCTGTTCAAGACCATCGAGGCGCGCGTGGGCGTGCCCGTGGAGATCCTCAACCCCTTCCGCAAGATCGAGGTGGACAACCGCAAGTTCGACCCCGCGTTCATCATGGACGTGGCGCCGATGGCGGCAGTCGCGGTGGGACTGGCCCTTCGACGCCCGGGCGACAAGCTCGGCTGA
- the accC gene encoding acetyl-CoA carboxylase biotin carboxylase subunit, giving the protein MFKKVLIANRGEIALRVIRACRELGIATVAVHSTADAHALHVRFADESVCIGPPPSKESYLNIPALLSAAEITRADAIHPGYGFLSENAEFAEVCASCKIHFIGPRPEMLRLMGNKVRARAAAREAGLPLLPGSTGTVKDPKEAEDMAKQIGFPVILKAAAGGGGKGMKIVREPSALAQAFSTAAAEAVASFNNGELYIERYVEKPRHIEIQVVADEHGNVIHLGERECSVQRRHQKLIEEAPSPGVSPELRAKMGRVSIEAMKRIRYNNVGTIEYLMDETGAFYFMEMNTRIQVEHPVTELVTGIDLVREQIRLSYGEPLNRTQDQITMTGSAIECRVNAEDPVTFAPWPGKITGYSVPGGYGVRVDSAAYENYTVLPNYDSLLAKLIVHAENRETAIRRMQRALGEYVIEGIRTNIPFHRAALAEDAFREGQYDTRFVERLLASETGTHRLRKAIEETP; this is encoded by the coding sequence GTGTTCAAGAAGGTCCTCATCGCCAACCGGGGCGAGATTGCCCTCCGGGTCATCCGTGCGTGCCGCGAGCTGGGCATCGCCACGGTCGCCGTGCACTCCACCGCGGACGCGCACGCGCTGCACGTGCGCTTCGCGGACGAGTCGGTGTGCATCGGGCCGCCTCCCTCCAAGGAGAGCTACCTCAACATCCCCGCGCTGCTGTCCGCCGCGGAGATCACCCGCGCGGACGCCATCCACCCGGGCTACGGCTTCCTCTCGGAGAACGCCGAGTTCGCCGAGGTGTGCGCGAGCTGCAAGATCCACTTCATCGGGCCGCGCCCCGAGATGCTGCGCCTGATGGGCAACAAGGTGCGCGCGCGCGCGGCCGCCCGCGAGGCGGGGCTGCCGCTGCTGCCCGGCAGCACCGGCACGGTGAAGGACCCGAAGGAAGCCGAGGACATGGCCAAGCAGATCGGCTTCCCGGTCATCCTCAAGGCGGCGGCGGGCGGCGGCGGCAAGGGCATGAAGATCGTGCGCGAGCCGAGCGCGCTCGCGCAGGCCTTCAGCACCGCGGCGGCCGAGGCGGTGGCGAGCTTCAACAACGGCGAGCTGTACATCGAGCGCTACGTCGAGAAGCCGCGCCACATCGAGATCCAGGTGGTGGCGGACGAGCACGGCAACGTCATCCACCTGGGCGAGCGCGAGTGCTCGGTGCAGCGGCGCCACCAGAAGCTCATCGAGGAGGCGCCCAGCCCCGGCGTCTCCCCGGAGCTGCGCGCGAAGATGGGCCGCGTCTCCATCGAGGCGATGAAGCGCATCCGCTACAACAACGTCGGCACCATCGAGTACCTGATGGACGAGACGGGCGCCTTCTACTTCATGGAGATGAACACCCGCATCCAGGTGGAGCACCCGGTGACCGAGCTCGTCACCGGCATCGACCTGGTGCGCGAGCAGATCCGCCTCTCCTACGGCGAGCCGCTCAACCGCACGCAGGACCAGATCACCATGACCGGCTCGGCCATCGAGTGCCGCGTCAACGCCGAGGACCCGGTCACCTTCGCCCCCTGGCCGGGCAAGATCACCGGCTACAGCGTGCCGGGCGGCTACGGGGTGCGGGTGGACTCGGCGGCGTACGAGAACTACACCGTGCTGCCCAACTACGACTCCCTGCTCGCCAAGCTCATCGTGCACGCGGAGAACCGCGAGACGGCCATCCGCCGCATGCAGCGCGCCCTGGGCGAGTACGTCATCGAGGGCATCCGCACCAACATCCCCTTCCACCGCGCCGCGCTCGCCGAGGACGCGTTCCGCGAGGGGCAGTACGACACCCGCTTCGTCGAGCGCCTGCTCGCGAGTGAGACCGGCACCCACCGGCTGCGCAAGGCGATCGAAGAGACGCCGTAG
- a CDS encoding type 4a pilus biogenesis protein PilO: MEQYLDKFAKAPPATKYGGLAALVALLTAANFFLLVTPVEEDIVRQVAQQRQLDLQLSEKQEIAQNLNERRREMDVLEQRLAEALTELPEQKDVDELLSQLNDIGKKSGLQIARVEPGAESRGDFFSRIPVKMTVTGNYHEIAMFLQEVANMRRIVNVNGITLDNAELRNEKVVLKSTFLATTFRFLDQSKK, encoded by the coding sequence ATGGAACAGTACCTCGACAAGTTCGCCAAGGCGCCTCCGGCCACGAAGTACGGCGGCCTCGCCGCGCTGGTGGCCCTGCTCACGGCCGCCAACTTCTTCCTCCTCGTCACCCCGGTGGAGGAGGACATCGTCCGCCAGGTGGCTCAGCAGCGCCAGCTGGACCTGCAGCTCTCCGAGAAGCAGGAGATCGCGCAGAACCTCAATGAGCGCCGGCGCGAGATGGACGTGCTCGAGCAGCGCCTCGCCGAGGCGCTCACCGAGCTGCCGGAGCAGAAGGACGTGGACGAGCTGCTCTCGCAGCTCAACGACATCGGCAAGAAGTCCGGCCTGCAGATCGCGCGCGTCGAGCCGGGCGCCGAGTCGCGCGGCGACTTCTTCTCGCGCATCCCGGTGAAGATGACGGTCACGGGCAACTACCACGAGATCGCGATGTTCCTCCAGGAGGTCGCGAACATGCGCCGCATCGTGAACGTGAACGGCATCACCCTGGATAACGCCGAGCTGCGCAACGAGAAGGTCGTACTGAAGAGCACCTTCCTGGCCACCACTTTCCGATTTCTTGATCAGTCCAAGAAATAG
- the pilQ gene encoding type IV pilus secretin PilQ, producing MLGTSAVRGKWIVATGLLVAMLTAGAEGAELNTLRGLDVVQTGTGAQVVVTGTRAPTFTVFRLSGPDRLVVDLSSADATGIKGHHEGKGPVAGIVASQFTDERASVGRVLVALTAAAQYDVRAEGNRVLISIEGAGASAGAGEGSTAAAEPKPARAPAASAAPAAAAQAASAAAAPALAENVVAAEADERDVANPAKRVTALAVDGDTLRVGADGEIARYEVLQLADPARLAVDLYGVGLAARAPKVRSGLLKDVRVGAHADKVRLVLDVRGEMPAYRVERTAHGVDVVLGGAVAKQDAKPAAQAETRAVVAAVEPAAAAASEQQPLRPVPQPAETKAEVASAPALVEVKDLTFNESESGGVVELKLSGAVAWKVERPDPRSAVLTLDGAQLPRKLERSLDTSALETPVKMVSAFSVPGAAHQVRVVVSADGALEESASQGKGSLRWTLGVKGVKTEEVAVTQRAAGFSSEAPVYAAEGAPRQARFTGKKVTFEFKDIDIQNLLRVIAEISKKNIVVADDVTGRVTIRLRNVPWDQALELILRTRSLGKEEVGNIMRIAPLKTLEEEARLRAERRKSLQAQEELSVNLIPVNYATAGDMSARVKDILSERGSVTVDTRTNVLIVKDVRANIEKARALVRNLDTQTPQVLIESRIVEANTSFSRSLGVQWGGQARASAATGNPTGLIFPNNIAVTGGSTSEGNAGVSANPNFAVNLPAAVGLNSGGALGFVFGSAGGALNLNLRLSAAESEGTVKTISAPKVTTLDNNTARISQGVSIPYAQVSAAGANTTFVEARLSLEVTPHITQDGSILMQISAQNNQPDPSNTGANGQPAIQRKEANTQVLVKDGDTTVIGGIYVRRGGSSSFSVPFFSKIPVIGWLFKNHQESENRQELLIFITPRILNRQNMAQTL from the coding sequence ATGCTCGGAACGAGCGCTGTGAGGGGCAAGTGGATCGTCGCGACCGGCCTGCTGGTCGCGATGCTGACGGCAGGCGCTGAGGGCGCGGAGCTCAACACCCTCAGGGGCCTGGATGTGGTCCAGACCGGGACGGGTGCCCAGGTGGTCGTCACCGGCACCCGTGCGCCCACCTTCACCGTCTTCCGGCTCAGTGGCCCGGACCGGCTGGTCGTGGACCTGTCCTCGGCGGATGCCACCGGCATCAAGGGGCACCACGAGGGCAAGGGCCCCGTCGCGGGCATCGTGGCGAGCCAGTTCACGGACGAGCGCGCGAGCGTCGGCCGCGTGCTGGTGGCGCTCACGGCCGCCGCCCAGTACGACGTGCGCGCCGAGGGCAACCGCGTGCTCATCTCCATCGAAGGCGCTGGAGCCAGCGCCGGCGCAGGGGAGGGGAGCACGGCCGCTGCCGAGCCCAAGCCCGCGCGCGCCCCGGCCGCCAGCGCCGCGCCCGCCGCTGCGGCGCAGGCCGCGAGCGCCGCGGCCGCACCCGCGCTCGCCGAGAACGTGGTGGCCGCCGAGGCGGACGAGCGCGACGTGGCGAACCCCGCCAAGCGCGTGACCGCGCTCGCGGTGGACGGCGACACGCTGCGCGTCGGCGCGGACGGCGAGATCGCCCGCTACGAGGTGCTGCAGCTCGCCGACCCGGCGCGCCTCGCGGTGGACCTGTACGGCGTGGGCCTCGCGGCGCGCGCCCCCAAGGTGCGCTCGGGCCTGCTCAAGGACGTGCGCGTGGGTGCCCACGCGGACAAGGTGCGCCTGGTGCTGGACGTGCGCGGCGAGATGCCCGCCTACCGCGTGGAGCGCACCGCCCACGGCGTGGACGTGGTGCTCGGCGGCGCGGTGGCGAAGCAAGACGCGAAGCCCGCGGCGCAGGCCGAGACCCGCGCGGTCGTGGCGGCGGTCGAGCCCGCGGCGGCAGCGGCGAGCGAGCAGCAGCCGCTGCGCCCGGTGCCCCAGCCGGCCGAGACCAAGGCCGAGGTCGCCTCGGCGCCCGCGCTCGTCGAGGTGAAGGACCTGACCTTCAACGAGTCCGAGAGCGGCGGCGTGGTGGAGCTGAAGCTCTCCGGCGCGGTGGCCTGGAAGGTGGAGCGTCCGGACCCGCGCAGCGCGGTGCTCACGCTGGACGGCGCGCAGCTGCCGCGCAAGCTCGAGCGCAGCCTGGACACCAGCGCGCTCGAGACCCCGGTGAAGATGGTCAGCGCCTTCAGCGTCCCGGGCGCCGCGCACCAGGTGCGCGTGGTGGTCAGCGCGGACGGCGCGCTCGAGGAGAGCGCGAGCCAGGGCAAGGGCAGCCTGCGCTGGACCCTGGGCGTGAAGGGCGTGAAGACGGAGGAGGTCGCGGTGACCCAGCGCGCCGCCGGCTTCTCCTCCGAGGCCCCCGTCTACGCCGCCGAGGGCGCCCCGCGCCAGGCGCGCTTCACCGGCAAGAAGGTCACCTTCGAGTTCAAGGACATCGACATCCAGAACCTCCTGCGCGTCATCGCGGAGATCTCGAAGAAGAACATCGTCGTCGCCGACGACGTGACCGGCCGCGTCACCATCCGCCTGCGCAACGTGCCCTGGGACCAGGCGCTGGAGCTCATCCTGCGCACCCGCAGTCTGGGCAAGGAGGAGGTGGGCAACATCATGCGCATCGCTCCGCTCAAGACGCTGGAGGAGGAGGCGCGCCTGCGCGCCGAGCGGCGCAAGAGCCTGCAGGCGCAGGAGGAGCTCTCGGTCAACCTCATCCCGGTGAACTACGCCACGGCCGGTGACATGAGCGCCCGCGTGAAGGACATCCTCTCCGAGCGCGGCTCGGTCACTGTGGACACGCGCACCAACGTGCTCATCGTCAAGGACGTGCGCGCGAACATCGAGAAGGCGCGCGCCCTGGTGCGCAACCTGGACACCCAGACGCCCCAGGTGCTCATCGAGAGCCGCATCGTCGAGGCGAACACCAGCTTCAGCCGCTCGCTGGGCGTGCAGTGGGGTGGTCAGGCCCGCGCGAGCGCCGCCACGGGTAACCCCACCGGCCTCATCTTCCCGAACAACATCGCGGTCACCGGCGGCTCCACCTCCGAGGGCAACGCGGGCGTCTCCGCCAACCCGAACTTCGCGGTGAACCTGCCGGCGGCCGTGGGTCTGAACAGCGGTGGCGCGCTGGGCTTCGTCTTCGGCTCGGCCGGCGGCGCGCTGAACCTCAACCTGCGCCTGTCCGCGGCCGAGAGCGAGGGCACGGTGAAGACCATCTCCGCGCCCAAGGTCACCACGCTGGACAACAACACCGCCCGCATCAGCCAGGGCGTGTCCATCCCGTACGCGCAGGTGTCCGCCGCGGGCGCCAACACCACCTTCGTGGAGGCGCGCCTGAGCCTCGAGGTGACGCCGCACATCACCCAGGACGGCAGCATCCTCATGCAGATCAGCGCGCAGAACAACCAGCCGGACCCCTCCAACACGGGCGCGAACGGCCAGCCGGCCATCCAGCGCAAGGAGGCCAACACCCAGGTGCTCGTGAAGGACGGCGACACCACGGTGATCGGCGGCATCTACGTGCGCCGCGGCGGCTCCTCCTCGTTCTCCGTGCCCTTCTTCTCCAAGATCCCGGTGATCGGCTGGCTCTTCAAGAACCACCAGGAGTCGGAGAACCGGCAGGAACTGCTGATCTTCATCACGCCGCGCATCCTCAACCGCCAGAACATGGCACAGACGCTCTAG
- the efp gene encoding elongation factor P, with the protein MAGVIDTSEFKKGMKIEIDGEPFEILDFQHVKPGKGSAFVRTTIRSLLTGRTLEPTMKSGDKVGKPDIEDKDMQYLYKEGEDYYFMDTRNYEQTFISEKVLGEQKNFLKENINASILFYNGKAIGVSLPNSVDLKVTKCDPGIRGDTVSGALKPAELETGYSVNVPLFINEGDVLKIDTRDGKYLTRVSTGG; encoded by the coding sequence ATGGCGGGTGTGATTGATACCTCCGAGTTCAAGAAGGGGATGAAGATCGAGATCGACGGCGAGCCGTTCGAGATCCTCGACTTCCAGCACGTGAAGCCCGGCAAGGGCAGCGCGTTCGTGCGCACCACCATCCGCAGCCTCCTCACCGGCCGCACCCTCGAGCCCACGATGAAGTCGGGCGACAAGGTCGGCAAGCCGGACATCGAGGACAAGGACATGCAGTACCTCTACAAGGAGGGCGAGGACTACTACTTCATGGACACTCGCAACTACGAGCAGACCTTCATCAGCGAGAAGGTGCTCGGCGAGCAGAAGAACTTCCTGAAGGAGAACATCAACGCCTCGATCCTCTTCTACAACGGCAAGGCGATCGGCGTGTCCCTGCCCAACTCCGTGGACCTCAAGGTCACCAAGTGCGACCCCGGCATCCGCGGCGACACCGTCTCCGGCGCCCTCAAGCCGGCGGAGCTCGAGACCGGCTACTCGGTCAACGTCCCGCTCTTCATCAACGAGGGTGACGTGCTGAAGATCGACACCCGCGACGGCAAGTACCTCACGCGCGTCTCCACCGGGGGCTAG